A window of Rhinolophus ferrumequinum isolate MPI-CBG mRhiFer1 chromosome 23, mRhiFer1_v1.p, whole genome shotgun sequence genomic DNA:
TAAGAGAATGTGTAATATACAAAATAGTgaggaaaatggaaagtttttTTCAATTGTCTGTTTAAAATAaggggggaaaaggagaaagaaaaataaaccaaagagtAGGTTAGGAAGAACAAAATAAGATAGATTGAAACCCAAATATATCAGGAAGGATATTAAACATACAAGTTTAAACACAGATAGAGGACAATGGAACACGCCACAGACAGCTTTGAATGGCAGCTTTGCCCAAACCCACCCCTCCCCTTCAAAGTGATGGAGAAGTAGCCTTTTCCTGACGACTCACACGACCATTGTGACCATCTGTCACTGCCCCTTGACATCATACAGTGTAACTCTCAGAACCAAGGGGGGCTGGCACATACCTTCTTCACTTCGCTGGGGGGTGGCTGTGGTTTTTACTCCTGTGTCTGCTTTGTATAGCTCTTCTGGCTCACGTGCCATTTGATAACTCTGTCCTCTGTGCAGCTGCTCCTGACAGCTCCTTGTCCCTTTTCTCGTCTACCACTCATGGTCCCAGAGAACAGGGGACGTGAGTTCAGACCTTCACCTACTGAGTTCCGAGGGCCAACGCTGGGCAGAGGACCACTGCATCCTTCTTACCCAATGACTCTTCCTTGAGGGGCATTTCAttctgactctgggcagtgaaCTACGCAGCTTCAAGAACACGTTGTCATGGAGAGGGAGCCAGAAGCCTTAGAAATTTGCCCTTACGATTCTCACCACCGCATCCCACTCAGCAGATTTCAATACCACCTGGCATCATGCAGGGAAAAGAATCCCAAGAAAGCCAAAAAGATGGCCAGCTGCAAATACAACGCCTGCCACGTGGTCCCCATCAAAAAGCTGGAGGAGCACGAGACGACGTGTGTCAACAGAAGCCCAGGGAAGGAAAAGGACAGCTTGAGCCTTGTGAAAATGAGCCGTCCGAGGCCAGAGCAGGATGGATGTGTCCTTCCAGCATCTCCTTGGGTCCCCAATCCTGATGTCTGGAACGTTGACAGCATGAACAGCCATCCCATGTTCGTCCTTAAGACTTTTGTTCCCCAAAAGCTGGTTTGTGAAAGCGACACAAGAGGGTCAGAGAGAGAGGACCACCCCCATCCCTGACCACCTCCTCGATCCTCCAACCAGGAGAGAAAGCTACCAGCAGCAGTAGGGGCCACGGGTCTCTGAGATGCATAAAAAGAGAGGCAACTCACCAGAATAAAAGGCGTGCAAAGTAAAACAtagtttgggtgtttttttttttttttcaccaaagcAGATTGGTAAAGATCAAAAGTCTTACGCACATCCTGCTGGCAAAGGTGGGGCACAAGAGGTATTTTTATAACGTTGGTGATTGTGTAAGTTAATACAACTTCCTGGAGGGCAATTTCACAATAGCCACCAAAATCATCAATGCTTATGCATTGATGCAGCACTTCCATTTTTAGGAATTCATCCGGTAAATATAGTCACACCCATGGAAAGTGAGGCAAGTACAAGGTCATTCACTGAAACATTATTTGTAGCAGCCAAAGGTCAGAAACGACCTGAAAAGCCCTTTGGGGAGTTATACAAAACGAATGATGGTACAATGAAATAGTATGCTGCCATGAAAAAGAGTGGGGAAGCTCTTTCTGTACTAAATATGGAACTGCTAAGACACATTGTTTAACTCAGAGACTGGCAAACTTCTTCTCTAAAgtgccagacagtaaatattttaggttttgcgaGCCCTGTCATCTCTATCACTACTATTCAGCTTTGCCTTGGTATCCTGAAAGCACTCCCAGACAACGTAGAGACATGAACgtgggttccaataaaactatttacagaAACAGCTgccaggctggatttggcctttGGGTCAGCTTGCCAAGCCCCAGGTTAACGGATAAAAGTCAAGTCCCGAAAACACTGTAAATTGTGCCACCATTTTTGTAGTTGTGGGATGGGACATGTATAGGTACGTGCTTGAATTGGCATAAAATTTCTCTAGGATACGCTAGAGTGAGTCTGCCCACAAAGCCTACA
This region includes:
- the GTSF1L gene encoding gametocyte-specific factor 1-like, which encodes MEREPEALEICPYDSHHRIPLSRFQYHLASCREKNPKKAKKMASCKYNACHVVPIKKLEEHETTCVNRSPGKEKDSLSLVKMSRPRPEQDGCVLPASPWVPNPDVWNVDSMNSHPMFVLKTFVPQKLVCESDTRGSEREDHPHP